One Chaetodon trifascialis isolate fChaTrf1 chromosome 12, fChaTrf1.hap1, whole genome shotgun sequence DNA window includes the following coding sequences:
- the LOC139339940 gene encoding olfactory receptor 6N1-like yields MRSNKSLNPLYFQLTLFTDNGPLRYLFFSLCLMIYMIIVCANVVIILTVCLEKSLHQPMYMFISFLSVNSLLGSAGFFPRFLFDILSDTHLISRPSCFAQIYVIYTYVSCEMTILGIMAYDRFVAVCQPLHYHSKMTFRMVVNLMLLAWLWPAFAVGFCLSLTLQLRLCGNKLHRLFCSNLPVVRLSCVDTSVNTSACMVISVTSVFIPMFFVLYTYLRILLVCRRSSPEFRGKAFQTCLPHILTFVTYSFTLFCELSLTQFEADKLNPIITVVLSLEYVIIPPINNPLIYGLSLPQIRGTIFKFLKIQKMRPAPKK; encoded by the coding sequence ATGAGGAGCAACAAGAGCCTGAATCCACTTTACTTTCAGCTCACCCTGTTCACAGATAACGGGCCTCTCAGATATCTGTTCTTCAGTCTGTGTCTGATGATCTACATGATTATTGTCTGTGCTAACGTTGTCATTATTCTGACAGTCTGCCTGGAAAAGTCTCTGCATCAGCCCATGTACATGTTCATCTCCTTTCTGTCCGTGAACTCTCTGCTCGGCTCAGCCGGCTTCTTCCCCAGGTTTCTGTTCGACATTCTGTCTGACACTCATCTGATCTCACGGCCATCTTGTTTTGCTCAGATATACGTTATTTACACCTATGTGTCATGTGAGATGACTATTCTGGGCATCATGGCCTATGATAGATTCGTTGCTGTTTGCCAGCCTCTGCACTATCACAGTAAAATGACATTCCGGATGGTGGTGAATCTCATGCTTCTTGCTTGGCTCTGGCCTGCCTTTGCTGTCGgcttctgcctctctcttacGCTTCAATTGAGGCTATGTGGAAACAAGCTGCACAGGCTTTTCTGTTCTAACTTGCCCGTGGTTCGTCTCTCCTGTGTGGACACCAGTGTGAACACCTCAGCGTGTATGGTTATCTCTGTGACGAGCGTCTTCATCCCAATGTTCTTTGTCCTGTACACCTATCTACGGATTCTGCTTGTGTGCAGGAGAAGCTCGCCTGAGTTCAGAGGAAAGGCGTTTCAGACCTGCCTGCCTCACATCCTGACTTTTGTGACCTATTCCTTCACTCTCTTCTGTGAGCTTTCACTGACTCAGTTTGAGGCCGATAAACTGAATCCAATCATCACGGTAGTTTTATCTTTAGAGTACGTCATCATTCCCCCCATCAATAACCCTCTAATTTATGGCCTGAGTCTGCCCCAGATCAGAGGAACCATTTTCAAATttctgaaaatacagaaaatgagaCCTGCtcccaaaaaataa
- the LOC139339941 gene encoding olfactory receptor 6N2-like has product MDDEVNVTYVTLGGHVEVDKYRYVYFVIMFTVYLLIICCNSMIVYLIWIHQNLHEPMYIFIAALLINSVLYSTAIYPKLLIDFLSDKQIISYSACLFQFHVFYSLGGSEFLLLAAMAYDRYVSICKPLQYPTVMTKTTVSIFLLFAWILPAAQVAVPAGLSANKKLCSFSLKGMFCNNTVYKLQCVVSREQIIHDMIILLNVALLPVLFILFTYTRILIISYRSRREVRRKAAQTCLPHLIVLINFSCLCAYDVITVQLESDFPKTVRLLMTLQIIMYHPLFNPIIYGLKMKEISKHLRRLFCPAKIS; this is encoded by the coding sequence ATGGATGATGAAGTAAATGTAACATATGTGACTCTCGGTGGGCATGTGGAAGTGGACAAATACAGAtatgtttattttgtgattATGTTCACAGTATATCTTCTAATAATCTGCTGTAATTCTATGATTGTGTATCTGATCTGGATTCACCAAAACCTCCATGAGCCCatgtacattttcattgcagctCTGTTAATCAACTCTGTTCTTTATAGCACTGCGATCTACCCAAAGCTGCTGATCGACTTTTTATCTGACAAACAGATCATATCTTATTCAGCCTGTCTCTTtcagtttcatgtgttttactCTTTAGGTGGTTCAGAGTTCTTGCTGTTGGCAGCCATGGCCTATGACAGATACGTGTCTATATGTAAACCTCTGCAATATCCAACTGTCATGACAAAAACAACTGTCAGTATTTTCTTGCTCTTCGCTTGGATTCTGCCTGCTGCTCAGGTTGCAGTGCCGGCTGGACTAAGTGCCAATAAAAAACTGTGTAGCTTTTCTTTGAAAGGAATGTTTTGTAATAATACAGTTTATAAACTTCAATGTGTGGTCTCAAGGGAACAAATTATACATGATATGATCATTCTGCTCAATGTGGCACTTCTCCCTGTGCTCTTCATCCTGTTCACGTACACCAGGATTCTTATCATTTCCTATCGAAGTCGTAGAGAAGTCAGGAGAAAAGCTGCACAGACCTGTTTGCCACATCTGATAGTTTTAATCAACTtctcctgtttgtgtgcatatgaTGTCATTACAGTGCAGCTTGAATCCGATTTTCCAAAGACTGTTCGTTTATTAATGACTTTACAAATAATAATGTATCACCCTCTCTTTAATCCAATCATATatggactgaaaatgaaagaaatctcTAAACACCTCAGGAGGTTGTTCTGTCCAGCCAAAATCAGCTAA
- the LOC139339942 gene encoding olfactory receptor 13C2-like has translation MDDEVNVTYVTLGGHVDMDKYRYVYFVIMFTAYIFIICCNSTIVYLIWIHQNLHEPMYIFIAALLINSVLFSTTIYPKLLIDFLSDKQIISYSACLFQFHVFYSLGGSEFLLLAAMAYDRYVSICKPLQYPTVMTKTTVSIFLLFAWILPAAQVAVPAVLGAHKKLCRFILNGIFCNNRVYKLHCVISESYIIRDLIILINLALLPVLFILFTYTRILIISYRSRREVRRKAAQTCLPHLIVLINFSCLCAYDVIIIRLESDIPKPVRLIMTLQVVLYTPLFNPLIYGLKMKEISKHLKKLFCPAKMNQCLTTDN, from the coding sequence ATGGATGATGAAGTAAATGTAACATATGTGACTCTCGGTGGGCATGTGGACATGGACAAATACAGAtatgtttattttgtgattATGTTCACAGCATATATTTTCATAATCTGCTGTAATTCCACTATTGTGTACCTGATCTGGATTCACCAAAACCTCCATGAGCCCatgtacattttcattgcagctCTGTTAATCAACTCTGTTCTTTTCAGCACGACCATCTACCCAAAGCTGCTGATCGACTTTTTATCTGACAAACAGATCATATCTTATTCAGCCTGTCTCTTtcagtttcatgtgttttactCTTTAGGTGGTTCAGAGTTCTTGCTGTTGGCAGCCATGGCCTATGACAGATACGTGTCTATATGTAAACCTCTGCAATATCCAACTGTCATGACAAAAACAACTGTCAGTATTTTCTTGCTCTTCGCTTGGATTCTGCCTGCTGCTCAGGTTGCAGTGCCAGCTGTACTGGGTGCTCATAAAAAactttgcagattcattttaaatggaaTTTTCTGTAATAACAGAGTTTACAAACTTCACTGCGTGATCTCAGAATCATACATTATTCgtgatttgatcattttgataAATCTTGCACTTCTCCCTGTGCTCTTCATCCTTTTCACGTACACCAGGATTCTTATCATTTCCTATCGAAGTCGTAGAGAAGTCAGGAGAAAAGCTGCACAGACCTGTTTACCACATCTGATAGTTTTAATCAACTtctcctgtttgtgtgcatatgaTGTCATTATCATTAGACTGGAGTCAGATATTCCAAAACCTGTTCGTTTAATAATGACTTTACAAGTGGTTTTGTATACTCCTCTTTTCAATCCACTCATTTATGGactaaaaatgaaagaaatttcTAAACACCTGAAGAAGTTGTTCTGTCCAGCCAAAATGAACCAATGTCTCACCACTGATAACTGA
- the LOC139339945 gene encoding olfactory receptor 6N2-like: MDEDLNVTYITLGGHVEVHKYRYLYFVIMFTAYILIICCNSTIVYLIWIHKNLHEPMYIFIAALLINSVLYSTTIYPKLLIDFLSDKQVISYSACLFQYFLFYSLGGSEFLLLSAMSYDRYVSICKPLQYPTIMRKTTVSVSLALAWLVPACQLVASAIMSMKQKLCRFTLQVIFCNNSIYKLHCVTSRAISIYGVFILLNVALCPMLFILFTYTKIFTVSYRSCREVRTKAAETCLPHLLVLINFSLLCTYDVIIVRLESDIPKIARLIMTLQLVLYHPLFNPIIYGLKMKEISKHLKQLFRQYKMN, translated from the coding sequence ATGGATGAAGACTTAAATGTTACATATATAACTCTTGGTGGGCATGTGGAAGTTCACAAATACAGATACCTTTATTTTGTGATTATGTTCACAGCATATATTCTCATAATCTGCTGTAATTCCACTATTGTGTACCTGATCTGGATTCACAAAAACCTCCATGAGCCCatgtacattttcattgcagctCTGTTGATCAACTCTGTTCTTTACAGCACGACCATCTACCCAAAGCTGCTGATCGACTTTTTATCTGACAAACAGGTCATATCTTATTCAGCCTGTCTCTttcaatattttctgttttactctTTAGGTGGTTCAGAGTTCTTGCTGCTGTCAGCCATGTCTTATGACAGGTATGTGTCCATATGTAAACCTCTGCAATATCCGACTATCATGAGAAAAACAactgtcagtgtctctctggCTTTAGCTTGGCTTGTTCCTGCTTGTCAACTCGTGGCATCAGCAATAATGAGTATGAAACAAAAGCTCTGCAGGTTTACTCTGCAAGTAATTTTTTGCAATAACTCAATTTACAAACTTCATTGTGTGACTTCAAGAGCAATATCTATATATGGTGTGTTCATTTTGCTCAATGTTGCCCTTTGTCCTATGCTCTTTATACTTTTTACATacacaaaaatatttactgTAAGCTACAGAAGTTGTAGAGAAGTGAGGACAAAGGCTGCAGAGACCTGTTTACCCCACCTGTTGGTTTTGATCAACTTTTCCTTGTTGTGCACATATGATGTTATTATAGTTAGACTGGAATCTGATATTCCCAAAATTGCACGTTTAATAATGACCTTACAACTGGTCTTGTATCATCCTCTCTTTAATCCAATCATATATGGtctcaaaatgaaagaaatttcCAAACACCTCAAGCAGTTGTTCCGTCAGTACAAAATGAactaa
- the LOC139340381 gene encoding olfactory receptor 51E1-like, with product MGDELNVTYITLSGYVELSKYRYLYFFIIFTAYILIISCNSTVMYLIWIHKNLHEPMYIFIAALLLNSVLYSTSVYPKLLIDLLSEKQIISYSACLFQFHLFYSLAGSEFLLLAAMAYDRYVSICKPLQYAAIMRKTTVCISVGSAWIVPACHIAVPAILSAETKLCNFTFKAVFCNNSIYKLQCVISRVITVYGIVVLLDLVVVPSLFIIFTYTKIFIISFRSCGEVRKKAVETCLPHLLVLISFTCLIAYDVSIARVDSNFPQTARFIMTLQVVLYHPLLNPLIYGLKMKEIFKHLKRLFCPAKII from the coding sequence ATGGGTGATGAGCTAAATGTTACATATATAACTCTCAGTGGTTATGTGGAACTTAGCAAATACAGAtacctttatttttttatcatatttacaGCATATATTCTAATAATCTCCTGTAATTCTACTGTTATGTACCTCATCTGGATACACAAAAACCTCCATGAGCCCatgtacattttcattgcagctTTGCTACTGAACTCTGTTCTTTACAGCACTTCTGTTTACCCAAAACTTCTAATTGACCTTCTATCAGAAAAACAGATCATATCTTATTCAGCCTGtctctttcagtttcatttgttttactcTTTAGCTGGTTCAGAGTTCTTACTGTTGGCAGCCATGGCCTATGACAGATATGTGTCTATATGTAAACCTCTGCAATATGCAGCTAtcatgagaaaaacaacagtctgTATTTCCGTGGGTTCAGCTTGGATTGTACCCGCTTGTCATATTGCAGTCCCAGCAATACTGAGTGCTGAAACTAAACTGTGTAACTTTACTTTCAAAGCAGTATTTTGTAACAATTCAATTTACAAACTTCAATGTGTAATATCAAGAGTAATTACTGTATATGGCATAGTTGTTTTATTAGATCTTGTGGTCGTCCCTTCGCTCTTCATAATTTTTACATACACAAAGATCTTTATAATTTCCTTTCGCAGTTGTGGAGAAGTGAGGAAAAAAGCTGTAGAGACCTGTTTACCCCACCTGTTGGTTTTAATCAGTTTCACCTGTTTGATAGCATATGATGTCAGTATAGCTCGGGTGGATTCTAATTTTCCCCAAACTGCACGTTTTATAATGACTTTGCAAGTGGTTTTGTATCATCCTTTGTTAAATCCACTTATATACGGactcaaaatgaaagaaattttTAAACACCTCAAAAGGTTGTTCTGTCCAGCCAAAATCATTTGA
- the LOC139340394 gene encoding olfactory receptor 11H2-like, protein MDEDLNVTYITLGGHVEVHKYRYLYFVIMFTAYILIICCNSTIVYLIWIHKNLHEPMYIFIGALLINSVLYSTTIYPKLLVDFLSDKQVISHPVCHFQFFLFYSLGGSEFLLLSAMAYDRYVSICKPLQYPNIMKKSTVSIFLLFSWLLPACLTAGAAAWSANLKLCSFILKGIFCNNSIYKLHCVTSRPLSVYGVFVLLSIVFFPMLFIVFTYTKILIICFRSSRDVRRKAAQTCFPHLLVLISFSLLCSYDIIILRLESDVPKSARLIMTLQVVLYHPLFNPIIYGLKMKEISKHLRRLFC, encoded by the coding sequence ATGGATGAAGACTTAAATGTTACATATATAACTCTTGGTGGGCATGTGGAAGTTCACAAATACAGATACCTTTATTTTGTGATTATGTTCACAGCATATATTCTCATAATCTGCTGTAATTCCACTATTGTGTACCTGATCTGGATTCACAAAAACCTCCATGAGCCCATGTACATTTTCATTGGAGCTCTGTTGATCAACTCTGTTCTTTACAGCACGACCATCTACCCAAAGCTTTTAGTTGACTTTTTATCTGACAAACAGGTCATATCACATCCAGTGTGtcactttcagtttttcttattttactcTTTAGGTGGTTCAGAGTTCTTGCTGTTGTCAGCCATGGCCTATGACAGATATGTGTCTATATGTAAACCTCTGCAATATCCAAATATCATGAAGAAATCAACTGTCAgcattttcttgcttttctcttGGCTTCTTCCTGCTTGTCTGACCGCGGGGGCAGCTGCATGGAGTGCTAatttaaaactctgcagctttattttgaaaggaatCTTCTGCAACAATTCCATTTACAAACTTCACTGTGTGACCTCGAGACCACTATCTGTGTATGGTGTATTTGTTTTGCTCAGTATTGTATTTTTTCCTATGCTCTTCATAGTTTTCACGTACACAAAGATACTCATAATATGCTTTCGAAGTAGCAGAGATGTCAGGAGAAAAGCTGCACAGACCTGTTTTCCCCACCTGCTGGTTTTAATCAGCTTCTCCTTGTTGTGTTCGTATGATATCATTATACTTCGGCTGGAATCAGATGTTCCAAAAAGCGCACGTTTAATAATGACGTTACAAGTGGTTCTGTATCACCCTCTCTTTAATCCAATCATATAcggactgaaaatgaaagaaatctcTAAACACCTCAGGAGGTTGTTCTGTTAA
- the LOC139340395 gene encoding olfactory receptor 13C2-like, with amino-acid sequence MNEELNLSSITLSGYVEVERFRYVYFVVIFMLYILIICCNSTIICLIVIHKNLHEPMYIFIGALLINSVLYSTTIYPKLLVDFLSDKQVISYSVCHFQFFLFYSLGGSEFLLLSAMAYDRYVSICKPLQYPNIMKKSTVSIFLLFSWLLPACQMAGSTTLSANLKLCHFILKGIFCNNSIYKLHCVTSRVLSMYGIIVLLNIVFFPMLFIVFTYTKILIICFRSSRDVRRKAAQTCFPHLLVLISFSLLCSYDIIILRLESDVPKSARLIMTLQVVLYHPLFNPIIYGLKMKEISKHLRRLFC; translated from the coding sequence ATGAACGAGGAATTAAATTTATCATCTATAACTCTTAGTGGGTATGTAGAAGTGGAAAGATTCAGATATGTTTATTTTGTGGTTATTTTCATGCTGTATATTCTAATCATTTGCTGTAATTCCACTATTATATGCCTGATTGTGATTCACAAAAACCTCCATGAGCCCATGTACATTTTCATTGGAGCTCTGTTGATCAACTCTGTTCTTTACAGCACGACCATCTACCCAAAGCTTTTAGTTGACTTTTTATCTGACAAACAGGTCATATCTTATTCAGTGTGtcactttcagtttttcttattttactcTTTAGGTGGTTCAGAGTTCTTGCTGTTGTCAGCCATGGCCTATGACAGATATGTGTCTATATGTAAACCTCTGCAATATCCAAATATCATGAAGAAATCAACTGTCAgcattttcttgcttttctcttGGCTTCTTCCTGCTTGTCAGATGGCTGGATCAACTACGCTGAGTGCTAATTTAAAACTctgtcactttattttgaaaggaatCTTCTGCAACAATTCCATTTACAAACTTCACTGTGTGACCTCACGAGTACTTTCTATGTATGGCATCATTGTTTTGCTcaatattgtattttttcctATGCTCTTCATAGTTTTCACGTACACAAAGATACTCATAATATGCTTTCGAAGTAGCAGAGATGTCAGGAGAAAAGCTGCACAGACCTGTTTTCCCCACCTGCTGGTTTTAATCAGCTTCTCCTTGTTGTGTTCGTATGATATCATTATACTTCGGCTGGAATCAGATGTTCCAAAAAGCGCACGTTTAATAATGACGTTACAAGTGGTTCTGTATCACCCTCTCTTTAATCCAATCATATAcggactgaaaatgaaagaaatctcTAAACACCTCAGGAGGTTGTTCTGTTAA